One Aegilops tauschii subsp. strangulata cultivar AL8/78 chromosome 7, Aet v6.0, whole genome shotgun sequence genomic window carries:
- the LOC120968325 gene encoding kinesin-like protein KIN-4C isoform X2 — protein sequence MESSDMASQPLSDRVTPKLLLGCTDCVTVMPGEPQTGSGKTYTTGTNYTGEADRGGIIAPLMETIFRKSDAMNRHTEFLIRVSFIEIFKEEVFDLLDDHGSVAKVAAPARVPIQIRQNCKWKHYTCWRDGG from the exons ATGGAGAGCTCGGATATGGCATCGCAGCCGTTGAGCGACAGGGTCACGCCGAAGCTCCTCCTCGGCTGCACGGATTGCGTCACTGTCATGCCGGGCGAGCCGCAG ACTGGATCCGGAAAGACATATACAACGGGTACCAATTATACTGGTGAAGCTGATCGTGGAGGAATAATTGCACCTCTCATGGAGACGATATTCAGGAAATCTGATGCGATGAACCGTCATACAGAGTTCTTAATTAGGGTATCCTTCATCGAG ATATTCAAGGAGGAAGTATTTGATTTACTTGATGATCATGGGTCTGTTGCAAAAGTGGCAGCGCCTGCTAGAGTGCCTATTCAGATTCGACAAAACTGCAAATGGAAGCATTACACTTGCTGGCGTGATGGAGGCTAA
- the LOC120968325 gene encoding kinesin-like protein KIN-4C isoform X1: MRCGWSPALELRFCEFLFRDPMESSDMASQPLSDRVTPKLLLGCTDCVTVMPGEPQTGSGKTYTTGTNYTGEADRGGIIAPLMETIFRKSDAMNRHTEFLIRVSFIEIFKEEVFDLLDDHGSVAKVAAPARVPIQIRQNCKWKHYTCWRDGG, encoded by the exons ATGCGGTGTGGGTGGTCACCGGCGCTGGAGCTGAG GTTCTGCGAATTCTTGTTTAGGGATCCGATGGAGAGCTCGGATATGGCATCGCAGCCGTTGAGCGACAGGGTCACGCCGAAGCTCCTCCTCGGCTGCACGGATTGCGTCACTGTCATGCCGGGCGAGCCGCAG ACTGGATCCGGAAAGACATATACAACGGGTACCAATTATACTGGTGAAGCTGATCGTGGAGGAATAATTGCACCTCTCATGGAGACGATATTCAGGAAATCTGATGCGATGAACCGTCATACAGAGTTCTTAATTAGGGTATCCTTCATCGAG ATATTCAAGGAGGAAGTATTTGATTTACTTGATGATCATGGGTCTGTTGCAAAAGTGGCAGCGCCTGCTAGAGTGCCTATTCAGATTCGACAAAACTGCAAATGGAAGCATTACACTTGCTGGCGTGATGGAGGCTAA